A DNA window from Rhinolophus sinicus isolate RSC01 linkage group LG10, ASM3656204v1, whole genome shotgun sequence contains the following coding sequences:
- the TRAK1 gene encoding trafficking kinesin-binding protein 1 isoform X6 — MSLRDEGREEECFEYDGQDEKRKPTSEQRETLDLVEEVLCAERVGQMTKTYNDIDAVTRLLEEKERDLELAARIGQSLLKKNKTLTERNELLEEQVEHIREEVSQLRHELSMKDELLQFYTSAAEESEPESACSTPLKRNESSSSVQNYFHLDSLQKKLKDLEEENVVLRSEACQLKTETITYEEKEQQLVNDCVKELRDANVQIASISEELAKKTEDAARQQEEITHLLSQIVDLQKKAKACAVENEELVQHLGAAKDAQRQLTAELRELEDKYAECMEMLHEAQEELKNLRNKTVPNATSRRYHSLGLFPMDSLAAEIEGTMRKELQLEEPDSPDIAHQKRVFETVRNINQVVKQRSLTPSPMNIPGSNQSSAMNSLLSSCVSTPRSSFYGSDVGNVVLDNKTNSIILEAESDNLGNKEQSKKPGTPGTPGSHDLETALRRLSLRRENFISERRFFEEEQERKLRELAEKGELPSGSLTPTESIMSLGTHSRLSEFTGFSGMSFSSRSYLPEKLQIVKPLEGSATLHHWQQLAQPHLGGILDPRPGVVTKGFRTLDVDQDEVYCLNDFEEDDTGDHISLPGLATSTPAQQPETSAHHPGKCMSQTNSTFTFTTCRILHPSDELTRVTPSLNSAPTPACGSASHLKSTPVATPCTPRRLSLAESFTNIRESTTTMSTSLGLVWLLKERGISAAVYDPQSWNRAGRDSLLHSYTPRMAVIPSTPPNSPMQTPTSSPPSFEFKCTSPPYDNFLASKPASSILREVREKKNVRSSESQTDVSVSNLNLVDKVRRFGVAKVVNSGRAHAPTLTEDQGPLLCGPPGPAQALVPGGLVPEGLPLGCPAVTNAIGRLPLNSGIRRNRSFPTMVGSSMQMKAPVTLTSGILMGAKLPKQTSLR, encoded by the exons AAAGAGCGGGATTTAGAATTGGCTGCTCGGATTGGCCAGTCGTTGTTGAAGAAGAACAAGACCCTCACCGAGAGGAACGAGCTGCTGGAGGAGCAAGTGGAACACATCAGGGAGGAG GTGTCTCAACTCCGGCACGAGCTGTCCATGAAGGATGAGCTGCTTCAGTTCTACACCAGCGCCGCCGAGGAGAGCGAGCCCGAGTCTGCGTGCTCAACCCC GTTGAAGAGGAATGAGTCATCGTCCTCAGTCCAGAATTACTTTCACCTGGATTCTCTTCAAAAGAAGCTAAAGGACCTTGAAGAGGAGAATGTTGTACTTCGATCCGAG GCCTGCCAGCTGAAGACGGAGACCATCACCTACGAAGAGAAGGAACAGCAGCTGGTCAACGACTGCGTGAAGGAGCTGA GGGACGCCAACGTGCAGATTGCGAGCATCTCAGAGGAACTGGCTAAGAAGACCGAAGATGCTGCTCGCCAGCAAGAGGAGATCACACACCTGCTATCGCAAATAGTTGATTTGCAGAAGAAGGCAAAAGCG TGCGCAGTGGAAAATGAAGAACTGGTCCAGCACCTGGGGGCTGCTAAGGATGCCCAGCGCCAGCTCACGGCCGAG CTGCGTGAGCTGGAGGACAAGTACGCCGAGTGTATGGAGATGCTTCACGAGGCACAGGAGGAGCTCAAGAACCTTCGCAACAAGACCGTGCCCAACGCCACGTCCCGGCGCTACCACTCGCTGGGCCTGTTTCCCATG GACTCTTTGGCAGCCGAGATCGAGGGAACAATGCGCAAGGAGCTGCAGTTGGAAGAGCCTGACTCTCCAGACATCGC TCACCAGAAGCGAGTCTTTGAGACCGTGAGGAACATCAACCAGGTTGTCAAGCAGCGGTCTCTGACGCCCTCCCCCATGAACATCCCCGGTTCCAACCAGTCCTCGGCCATGAACTCCCTCCTGTCCAGCTGCGTCAGCACCCCCCGCTCCAGCTTCTACGGCAGCGACGTCGGCAACGTCGTCCTGGACAACAAGACCAACAGCATTATCCTGGAAGCAGAGTCAGACAACCTGGG AAACAAGGAGCAGAGTAAGAAGCCGGGGACCCCGGGCACCCCAGGCTCCCATGACCTGGAGACTGCGCTGCGGCGGCTGTCCCTCCGCCGGGAGAATTTCATCTCCGAGAGGAGGTTCTTCgaggaggagcaggagaggaAGCTCAGGGAGCTGGCGGAGAAGGGCGAGCTGCCCAGCGGCTCCCTCACGCCCACCGAGAGCATCATGTCCCTGGGCACGCACTCCCGCCTCTCCGAGTTCACCGGCTTCTCGGGCATGTCCTTCAGCAGCCGCTCCTACCTGCCTGAGAAACTCCAGATCGTGAAGCCGCTGGAAG GTTCTGCCACCCTGCACCACTGGCAGCAGCTGGCCCAGCCTCACCTCGGGGGCATCCTGGACCCCCGGCCCGGTGTGGTCACCAAGGGCTTCCGGACGCTAGATGTTGACCAGGACGAAGTATACTGCCTTAACGACTTTGAAGAAGACGACACAGGTGACCACATTTCCCTCCCGGGCCTAGCTACCTCCACAccagcacagcagccagagaCCTCAG CACACCACCCTGGGAAGTGCATGTCACAGACCAACTCCACCTTCACCTTCACTACCTGTCGCATCCTGCATCCTTCAGACGAGCTCACGCGGGTCACTCCAAG CCTTAACTCGGCCCCGACTCCAGCTTGTGGCAGTGCCAGCCACTTGAAGTCCACGCCGGTGGCCACGCCGTGTACTCCCCGGAGACTCAGCCTGGCCGAATCCTTCACTAACATCCGTGAGTCCACGACCACTATGAGCACATCCCTGGGGCTGGTGTGGCTGCTGAAAGAGCGGGGCATTTCGGCGGCTGTGTATGACCCCCAGAGCTGGAACAGGGCCGGCCGGGACTCCCTCCTGCACTCCTACACCCCCAGGATGGCTGTGATCCCCTCCACCCCGCCCAACTCACCCATGCAGACGCCCACGTCTTCCCCGCCTTCCTTCGAATTCAAGTGCACGAGCCCTCCCTACGACAACTTCCTGGCTTCCAAGCCGGCCAGCTCCATCCTGAGGGAGGTGAGGGAGAAGAAGAACGTCCGCAGCAGTGAGAGTCAGACAGATGTGTCAGTCTCCAACCTCAACCTCGTGGACAAAGTCAGGAGGTTTGGCGTGGCCAAAGTGGTGAACTCAGGGCGAGCCCACGCCCCCACCTTGACTGAGGATCAGGGACCTCTCCTCTGTGGGCCCCCGGGCCCAGCACAGGCCCTCGTCCCTGGAGGCCTGGTACCTGAGGGCCTGCCCCTCGGATGCCCCGCTGTCACCAATGCCATTGGCAGGCTACCGCTGAATAGTGGCATCCGGCGGAATCGCAGCTTCCCCACCATGGTGGGGTCCAGCATGCAGATGAAGGCCCCCGTGACTCTGACCTCGGGCATCTTGATGGGTGCTAAGCTCCCCAAACAAACTAGCTTGCGGTGA
- the TRAK1 gene encoding trafficking kinesin-binding protein 1 isoform X5: MQKFIEADYYELDWYYEECSDVLCAERVGQMTKTYNDIDAVTRLLEEKERDLELAARIGQSLLKKNKTLTERNELLEEQVEHIREEVSQLRHELSMKDELLQFYTSAAEESEPESACSTPLKRNESSSSVQNYFHLDSLQKKLKDLEEENVVLRSEACQLKTETITYEEKEQQLVNDCVKELRDANVQIASISEELAKKTEDAARQQEEITHLLSQIVDLQKKAKACAVENEELVQHLGAAKDAQRQLTAELRELEDKYAECMEMLHEAQEELKNLRNKTVPNATSRRYHSLGLFPMDSLAAEIEGTMRKELQLEEPDSPDIAHQKRVFETVRNINQVVKQRSLTPSPMNIPGSNQSSAMNSLLSSCVSTPRSSFYGSDVGNVVLDNKTNSIILEAESDNLGNKEQSKKPGTPGTPGSHDLETALRRLSLRRENFISERRFFEEEQERKLRELAEKGELPSGSLTPTESIMSLGTHSRLSEFTGFSGMSFSSRSYLPEKLQIVKPLEGSATLHHWQQLAQPHLGGILDPRPGVVTKGFRTLDVDQDEVYCLNDFEEDDTGDHISLPGLATSTPAQQPETSGERSRAHVTVSGSRSYQSRPQASPEEMQEPPAATEEEEEEGSAHHPGKCMSQTNSTFTFTTCRILHPSDELTRVTPSLNSAPTPACGSASHLKSTPVATPCTPRRLSLAESFTNIRESTTTMSTSLGLVWLLKERGISAAVYDPQSWNRAGRDSLLHSYTPRMAVIPSTPPNSPMQTPTSSPPSFEFKCTSPPYDNFLASKPASSILREVREKKNVRSSESQTDVSVSNLNLVDKVRRFGVAKVVNSGRAHAPTLTEDQGPLLCGPPGPAQALVPGGLVPEGLPLGCPAVTNAIGRLPLNSGIRRNRSFPTMVGSSMQMKAPVTLTSGILMGAKLPKQTSLR, encoded by the exons AAAGAGCGGGATTTAGAATTGGCTGCTCGGATTGGCCAGTCGTTGTTGAAGAAGAACAAGACCCTCACCGAGAGGAACGAGCTGCTGGAGGAGCAAGTGGAACACATCAGGGAGGAG GTGTCTCAACTCCGGCACGAGCTGTCCATGAAGGATGAGCTGCTTCAGTTCTACACCAGCGCCGCCGAGGAGAGCGAGCCCGAGTCTGCGTGCTCAACCCC GTTGAAGAGGAATGAGTCATCGTCCTCAGTCCAGAATTACTTTCACCTGGATTCTCTTCAAAAGAAGCTAAAGGACCTTGAAGAGGAGAATGTTGTACTTCGATCCGAG GCCTGCCAGCTGAAGACGGAGACCATCACCTACGAAGAGAAGGAACAGCAGCTGGTCAACGACTGCGTGAAGGAGCTGA GGGACGCCAACGTGCAGATTGCGAGCATCTCAGAGGAACTGGCTAAGAAGACCGAAGATGCTGCTCGCCAGCAAGAGGAGATCACACACCTGCTATCGCAAATAGTTGATTTGCAGAAGAAGGCAAAAGCG TGCGCAGTGGAAAATGAAGAACTGGTCCAGCACCTGGGGGCTGCTAAGGATGCCCAGCGCCAGCTCACGGCCGAG CTGCGTGAGCTGGAGGACAAGTACGCCGAGTGTATGGAGATGCTTCACGAGGCACAGGAGGAGCTCAAGAACCTTCGCAACAAGACCGTGCCCAACGCCACGTCCCGGCGCTACCACTCGCTGGGCCTGTTTCCCATG GACTCTTTGGCAGCCGAGATCGAGGGAACAATGCGCAAGGAGCTGCAGTTGGAAGAGCCTGACTCTCCAGACATCGC TCACCAGAAGCGAGTCTTTGAGACCGTGAGGAACATCAACCAGGTTGTCAAGCAGCGGTCTCTGACGCCCTCCCCCATGAACATCCCCGGTTCCAACCAGTCCTCGGCCATGAACTCCCTCCTGTCCAGCTGCGTCAGCACCCCCCGCTCCAGCTTCTACGGCAGCGACGTCGGCAACGTCGTCCTGGACAACAAGACCAACAGCATTATCCTGGAAGCAGAGTCAGACAACCTGGG AAACAAGGAGCAGAGTAAGAAGCCGGGGACCCCGGGCACCCCAGGCTCCCATGACCTGGAGACTGCGCTGCGGCGGCTGTCCCTCCGCCGGGAGAATTTCATCTCCGAGAGGAGGTTCTTCgaggaggagcaggagaggaAGCTCAGGGAGCTGGCGGAGAAGGGCGAGCTGCCCAGCGGCTCCCTCACGCCCACCGAGAGCATCATGTCCCTGGGCACGCACTCCCGCCTCTCCGAGTTCACCGGCTTCTCGGGCATGTCCTTCAGCAGCCGCTCCTACCTGCCTGAGAAACTCCAGATCGTGAAGCCGCTGGAAG GTTCTGCCACCCTGCACCACTGGCAGCAGCTGGCCCAGCCTCACCTCGGGGGCATCCTGGACCCCCGGCCCGGTGTGGTCACCAAGGGCTTCCGGACGCTAGATGTTGACCAGGACGAAGTATACTGCCTTAACGACTTTGAAGAAGACGACACAGGTGACCACATTTCCCTCCCGGGCCTAGCTACCTCCACAccagcacagcagccagagaCCTCAGGTGAGAGGTCCCGAGCACACGTGACTGTCTCAGGCAGCAGAAGTTACCAGAGCCGGCCTCAGGCTTCCCCAGAAGAGATGCAGGAGCCGCCAGCGGccacggaggaggaggaggaggaggggtctG CACACCACCCTGGGAAGTGCATGTCACAGACCAACTCCACCTTCACCTTCACTACCTGTCGCATCCTGCATCCTTCAGACGAGCTCACGCGGGTCACTCCAAG CCTTAACTCGGCCCCGACTCCAGCTTGTGGCAGTGCCAGCCACTTGAAGTCCACGCCGGTGGCCACGCCGTGTACTCCCCGGAGACTCAGCCTGGCCGAATCCTTCACTAACATCCGTGAGTCCACGACCACTATGAGCACATCCCTGGGGCTGGTGTGGCTGCTGAAAGAGCGGGGCATTTCGGCGGCTGTGTATGACCCCCAGAGCTGGAACAGGGCCGGCCGGGACTCCCTCCTGCACTCCTACACCCCCAGGATGGCTGTGATCCCCTCCACCCCGCCCAACTCACCCATGCAGACGCCCACGTCTTCCCCGCCTTCCTTCGAATTCAAGTGCACGAGCCCTCCCTACGACAACTTCCTGGCTTCCAAGCCGGCCAGCTCCATCCTGAGGGAGGTGAGGGAGAAGAAGAACGTCCGCAGCAGTGAGAGTCAGACAGATGTGTCAGTCTCCAACCTCAACCTCGTGGACAAAGTCAGGAGGTTTGGCGTGGCCAAAGTGGTGAACTCAGGGCGAGCCCACGCCCCCACCTTGACTGAGGATCAGGGACCTCTCCTCTGTGGGCCCCCGGGCCCAGCACAGGCCCTCGTCCCTGGAGGCCTGGTACCTGAGGGCCTGCCCCTCGGATGCCCCGCTGTCACCAATGCCATTGGCAGGCTACCGCTGAATAGTGGCATCCGGCGGAATCGCAGCTTCCCCACCATGGTGGGGTCCAGCATGCAGATGAAGGCCCCCGTGACTCTGACCTCGGGCATCTTGATGGGTGCTAAGCTCCCCAAACAAACTAGCTTGCGGTGA
- the TRAK1 gene encoding trafficking kinesin-binding protein 1 isoform X8 yields MQKFIEADYYELDWYYEECSDVLCAERVGQMTKTYNDIDAVTRLLEEKERDLELAARIGQSLLKKNKTLTERNELLEEQVEHIREEVSQLRHELSMKDELLQFYTSAAEESEPESACSTPLKRNESSSSVQNYFHLDSLQKKLKDLEEENVVLRSEACQLKTETITYEEKEQQLVNDCVKELRDANVQIASISEELAKKTEDAARQQEEITHLLSQIVDLQKKAKACAVENEELVQHLGAAKDAQRQLTAELRELEDKYAECMEMLHEAQEELKNLRNKTVPNATSRRYHSLGLFPMDSLAAEIEGTMRKELQLEEPDSPDIAHQKRVFETVRNINQVVKQRSLTPSPMNIPGSNQSSAMNSLLSSCVSTPRSSFYGSDVGNVVLDNKTNSIILEAESDNLGNKEQSKKPGTPGTPGSHDLETALRRLSLRRENFISERRFFEEEQERKLRELAEKGELPSGSLTPTESIMSLGTHSRLSEFTGFSGMSFSSRSYLPEKLQIVKPLEGSATLHHWQQLAQPHLGGILDPRPGVVTKGFRTLDVDQDEVYCLNDFEEDDTGDHISLPGLATSTPAQQPETSAHHPGKCMSQTNSTFTFTTCRILHPSDELTRVTPSLNSAPTPACGSASHLKSTPVATPCTPRRLSLAESFTNIRESTTTMSTSLGLVWLLKERGISAAVYDPQSWNRAGRDSLLHSYTPRMAVIPSTPPNSPMQTPTSSPPSFEFKCTSPPYDNFLASKPASSILREVREKKNVRSSESQTDVSVSNLNLVDKVRRFGVAKVVNSGRAHAPTLTEDQGPLLCGPPGPAQALVPGGLVPEGLPLGCPAVTNAIGRLPLNSGIRRNRSFPTMVGSSMQMKAPVTLTSGILMGAKLPKQTSLR; encoded by the exons AAAGAGCGGGATTTAGAATTGGCTGCTCGGATTGGCCAGTCGTTGTTGAAGAAGAACAAGACCCTCACCGAGAGGAACGAGCTGCTGGAGGAGCAAGTGGAACACATCAGGGAGGAG GTGTCTCAACTCCGGCACGAGCTGTCCATGAAGGATGAGCTGCTTCAGTTCTACACCAGCGCCGCCGAGGAGAGCGAGCCCGAGTCTGCGTGCTCAACCCC GTTGAAGAGGAATGAGTCATCGTCCTCAGTCCAGAATTACTTTCACCTGGATTCTCTTCAAAAGAAGCTAAAGGACCTTGAAGAGGAGAATGTTGTACTTCGATCCGAG GCCTGCCAGCTGAAGACGGAGACCATCACCTACGAAGAGAAGGAACAGCAGCTGGTCAACGACTGCGTGAAGGAGCTGA GGGACGCCAACGTGCAGATTGCGAGCATCTCAGAGGAACTGGCTAAGAAGACCGAAGATGCTGCTCGCCAGCAAGAGGAGATCACACACCTGCTATCGCAAATAGTTGATTTGCAGAAGAAGGCAAAAGCG TGCGCAGTGGAAAATGAAGAACTGGTCCAGCACCTGGGGGCTGCTAAGGATGCCCAGCGCCAGCTCACGGCCGAG CTGCGTGAGCTGGAGGACAAGTACGCCGAGTGTATGGAGATGCTTCACGAGGCACAGGAGGAGCTCAAGAACCTTCGCAACAAGACCGTGCCCAACGCCACGTCCCGGCGCTACCACTCGCTGGGCCTGTTTCCCATG GACTCTTTGGCAGCCGAGATCGAGGGAACAATGCGCAAGGAGCTGCAGTTGGAAGAGCCTGACTCTCCAGACATCGC TCACCAGAAGCGAGTCTTTGAGACCGTGAGGAACATCAACCAGGTTGTCAAGCAGCGGTCTCTGACGCCCTCCCCCATGAACATCCCCGGTTCCAACCAGTCCTCGGCCATGAACTCCCTCCTGTCCAGCTGCGTCAGCACCCCCCGCTCCAGCTTCTACGGCAGCGACGTCGGCAACGTCGTCCTGGACAACAAGACCAACAGCATTATCCTGGAAGCAGAGTCAGACAACCTGGG AAACAAGGAGCAGAGTAAGAAGCCGGGGACCCCGGGCACCCCAGGCTCCCATGACCTGGAGACTGCGCTGCGGCGGCTGTCCCTCCGCCGGGAGAATTTCATCTCCGAGAGGAGGTTCTTCgaggaggagcaggagaggaAGCTCAGGGAGCTGGCGGAGAAGGGCGAGCTGCCCAGCGGCTCCCTCACGCCCACCGAGAGCATCATGTCCCTGGGCACGCACTCCCGCCTCTCCGAGTTCACCGGCTTCTCGGGCATGTCCTTCAGCAGCCGCTCCTACCTGCCTGAGAAACTCCAGATCGTGAAGCCGCTGGAAG GTTCTGCCACCCTGCACCACTGGCAGCAGCTGGCCCAGCCTCACCTCGGGGGCATCCTGGACCCCCGGCCCGGTGTGGTCACCAAGGGCTTCCGGACGCTAGATGTTGACCAGGACGAAGTATACTGCCTTAACGACTTTGAAGAAGACGACACAGGTGACCACATTTCCCTCCCGGGCCTAGCTACCTCCACAccagcacagcagccagagaCCTCAG CACACCACCCTGGGAAGTGCATGTCACAGACCAACTCCACCTTCACCTTCACTACCTGTCGCATCCTGCATCCTTCAGACGAGCTCACGCGGGTCACTCCAAG CCTTAACTCGGCCCCGACTCCAGCTTGTGGCAGTGCCAGCCACTTGAAGTCCACGCCGGTGGCCACGCCGTGTACTCCCCGGAGACTCAGCCTGGCCGAATCCTTCACTAACATCCGTGAGTCCACGACCACTATGAGCACATCCCTGGGGCTGGTGTGGCTGCTGAAAGAGCGGGGCATTTCGGCGGCTGTGTATGACCCCCAGAGCTGGAACAGGGCCGGCCGGGACTCCCTCCTGCACTCCTACACCCCCAGGATGGCTGTGATCCCCTCCACCCCGCCCAACTCACCCATGCAGACGCCCACGTCTTCCCCGCCTTCCTTCGAATTCAAGTGCACGAGCCCTCCCTACGACAACTTCCTGGCTTCCAAGCCGGCCAGCTCCATCCTGAGGGAGGTGAGGGAGAAGAAGAACGTCCGCAGCAGTGAGAGTCAGACAGATGTGTCAGTCTCCAACCTCAACCTCGTGGACAAAGTCAGGAGGTTTGGCGTGGCCAAAGTGGTGAACTCAGGGCGAGCCCACGCCCCCACCTTGACTGAGGATCAGGGACCTCTCCTCTGTGGGCCCCCGGGCCCAGCACAGGCCCTCGTCCCTGGAGGCCTGGTACCTGAGGGCCTGCCCCTCGGATGCCCCGCTGTCACCAATGCCATTGGCAGGCTACCGCTGAATAGTGGCATCCGGCGGAATCGCAGCTTCCCCACCATGGTGGGGTCCAGCATGCAGATGAAGGCCCCCGTGACTCTGACCTCGGGCATCTTGATGGGTGCTAAGCTCCCCAAACAAACTAGCTTGCGGTGA
- the TRAK1 gene encoding trafficking kinesin-binding protein 1 isoform X7 translates to MTKTYNDIDAVTRLLEEKERDLELAARIGQSLLKKNKTLTERNELLEEQVEHIREEVSQLRHELSMKDELLQFYTSAAEESEPESACSTPLKRNESSSSVQNYFHLDSLQKKLKDLEEENVVLRSEACQLKTETITYEEKEQQLVNDCVKELRDANVQIASISEELAKKTEDAARQQEEITHLLSQIVDLQKKAKACAVENEELVQHLGAAKDAQRQLTAELRELEDKYAECMEMLHEAQEELKNLRNKTVPNATSRRYHSLGLFPMDSLAAEIEGTMRKELQLEEPDSPDIAHQKRVFETVRNINQVVKQRSLTPSPMNIPGSNQSSAMNSLLSSCVSTPRSSFYGSDVGNVVLDNKTNSIILEAESDNLGNKEQSKKPGTPGTPGSHDLETALRRLSLRRENFISERRFFEEEQERKLRELAEKGELPSGSLTPTESIMSLGTHSRLSEFTGFSGMSFSSRSYLPEKLQIVKPLEGSATLHHWQQLAQPHLGGILDPRPGVVTKGFRTLDVDQDEVYCLNDFEEDDTGDHISLPGLATSTPAQQPETSGERSRAHVTVSGSRSYQSRPQASPEEMQEPPAATEEEEEEGSAHHPGKCMSQTNSTFTFTTCRILHPSDELTRVTPSLNSAPTPACGSASHLKSTPVATPCTPRRLSLAESFTNIRESTTTMSTSLGLVWLLKERGISAAVYDPQSWNRAGRDSLLHSYTPRMAVIPSTPPNSPMQTPTSSPPSFEFKCTSPPYDNFLASKPASSILREVREKKNVRSSESQTDVSVSNLNLVDKVRRFGVAKVVNSGRAHAPTLTEDQGPLLCGPPGPAQALVPGGLVPEGLPLGCPAVTNAIGRLPLNSGIRRNRSFPTMVGSSMQMKAPVTLTSGILMGAKLPKQTSLR, encoded by the exons AAAGAGCGGGATTTAGAATTGGCTGCTCGGATTGGCCAGTCGTTGTTGAAGAAGAACAAGACCCTCACCGAGAGGAACGAGCTGCTGGAGGAGCAAGTGGAACACATCAGGGAGGAG GTGTCTCAACTCCGGCACGAGCTGTCCATGAAGGATGAGCTGCTTCAGTTCTACACCAGCGCCGCCGAGGAGAGCGAGCCCGAGTCTGCGTGCTCAACCCC GTTGAAGAGGAATGAGTCATCGTCCTCAGTCCAGAATTACTTTCACCTGGATTCTCTTCAAAAGAAGCTAAAGGACCTTGAAGAGGAGAATGTTGTACTTCGATCCGAG GCCTGCCAGCTGAAGACGGAGACCATCACCTACGAAGAGAAGGAACAGCAGCTGGTCAACGACTGCGTGAAGGAGCTGA GGGACGCCAACGTGCAGATTGCGAGCATCTCAGAGGAACTGGCTAAGAAGACCGAAGATGCTGCTCGCCAGCAAGAGGAGATCACACACCTGCTATCGCAAATAGTTGATTTGCAGAAGAAGGCAAAAGCG TGCGCAGTGGAAAATGAAGAACTGGTCCAGCACCTGGGGGCTGCTAAGGATGCCCAGCGCCAGCTCACGGCCGAG CTGCGTGAGCTGGAGGACAAGTACGCCGAGTGTATGGAGATGCTTCACGAGGCACAGGAGGAGCTCAAGAACCTTCGCAACAAGACCGTGCCCAACGCCACGTCCCGGCGCTACCACTCGCTGGGCCTGTTTCCCATG GACTCTTTGGCAGCCGAGATCGAGGGAACAATGCGCAAGGAGCTGCAGTTGGAAGAGCCTGACTCTCCAGACATCGC TCACCAGAAGCGAGTCTTTGAGACCGTGAGGAACATCAACCAGGTTGTCAAGCAGCGGTCTCTGACGCCCTCCCCCATGAACATCCCCGGTTCCAACCAGTCCTCGGCCATGAACTCCCTCCTGTCCAGCTGCGTCAGCACCCCCCGCTCCAGCTTCTACGGCAGCGACGTCGGCAACGTCGTCCTGGACAACAAGACCAACAGCATTATCCTGGAAGCAGAGTCAGACAACCTGGG AAACAAGGAGCAGAGTAAGAAGCCGGGGACCCCGGGCACCCCAGGCTCCCATGACCTGGAGACTGCGCTGCGGCGGCTGTCCCTCCGCCGGGAGAATTTCATCTCCGAGAGGAGGTTCTTCgaggaggagcaggagaggaAGCTCAGGGAGCTGGCGGAGAAGGGCGAGCTGCCCAGCGGCTCCCTCACGCCCACCGAGAGCATCATGTCCCTGGGCACGCACTCCCGCCTCTCCGAGTTCACCGGCTTCTCGGGCATGTCCTTCAGCAGCCGCTCCTACCTGCCTGAGAAACTCCAGATCGTGAAGCCGCTGGAAG GTTCTGCCACCCTGCACCACTGGCAGCAGCTGGCCCAGCCTCACCTCGGGGGCATCCTGGACCCCCGGCCCGGTGTGGTCACCAAGGGCTTCCGGACGCTAGATGTTGACCAGGACGAAGTATACTGCCTTAACGACTTTGAAGAAGACGACACAGGTGACCACATTTCCCTCCCGGGCCTAGCTACCTCCACAccagcacagcagccagagaCCTCAGGTGAGAGGTCCCGAGCACACGTGACTGTCTCAGGCAGCAGAAGTTACCAGAGCCGGCCTCAGGCTTCCCCAGAAGAGATGCAGGAGCCGCCAGCGGccacggaggaggaggaggaggaggggtctG CACACCACCCTGGGAAGTGCATGTCACAGACCAACTCCACCTTCACCTTCACTACCTGTCGCATCCTGCATCCTTCAGACGAGCTCACGCGGGTCACTCCAAG CCTTAACTCGGCCCCGACTCCAGCTTGTGGCAGTGCCAGCCACTTGAAGTCCACGCCGGTGGCCACGCCGTGTACTCCCCGGAGACTCAGCCTGGCCGAATCCTTCACTAACATCCGTGAGTCCACGACCACTATGAGCACATCCCTGGGGCTGGTGTGGCTGCTGAAAGAGCGGGGCATTTCGGCGGCTGTGTATGACCCCCAGAGCTGGAACAGGGCCGGCCGGGACTCCCTCCTGCACTCCTACACCCCCAGGATGGCTGTGATCCCCTCCACCCCGCCCAACTCACCCATGCAGACGCCCACGTCTTCCCCGCCTTCCTTCGAATTCAAGTGCACGAGCCCTCCCTACGACAACTTCCTGGCTTCCAAGCCGGCCAGCTCCATCCTGAGGGAGGTGAGGGAGAAGAAGAACGTCCGCAGCAGTGAGAGTCAGACAGATGTGTCAGTCTCCAACCTCAACCTCGTGGACAAAGTCAGGAGGTTTGGCGTGGCCAAAGTGGTGAACTCAGGGCGAGCCCACGCCCCCACCTTGACTGAGGATCAGGGACCTCTCCTCTGTGGGCCCCCGGGCCCAGCACAGGCCCTCGTCCCTGGAGGCCTGGTACCTGAGGGCCTGCCCCTCGGATGCCCCGCTGTCACCAATGCCATTGGCAGGCTACCGCTGAATAGTGGCATCCGGCGGAATCGCAGCTTCCCCACCATGGTGGGGTCCAGCATGCAGATGAAGGCCCCCGTGACTCTGACCTCGGGCATCTTGATGGGTGCTAAGCTCCCCAAACAAACTAGCTTGCGGTGA